Proteins encoded in a region of the Carboxydocella sporoproducens DSM 16521 genome:
- the nuoB gene encoding NADH-quinone oxidoreductase subunit NuoB translates to MFNIFRKSLATGRVTTPYPAQPDTPAAAFRGAPQLAPEFCQQCGACIRACPSGALTTEYLDLGLCHFCGRCAEACPHGAITMSKDFELAVRQRSLLLRQIPATVSVEEIGAELQRTINRLFGHSMHIRHVDSGSCNGCDWEMVALTGPVYDLQRFGLDFVASPRHADCLMVTGCPSLHLVQALEKTYEAAPNPRLVVAVGTCAISGGMFADSYAVLGGADKVVPVDLYIPGCPPRPQALLYGLLKLLNRLG, encoded by the coding sequence ATGTTCAATATCTTTCGCAAAAGCCTGGCTACCGGCCGGGTCACAACCCCTTATCCCGCTCAACCAGACACTCCGGCAGCCGCCTTTCGCGGTGCGCCTCAGCTGGCACCTGAATTCTGTCAGCAATGCGGTGCTTGCATCCGGGCCTGCCCTAGTGGGGCGCTGACCACAGAATACCTGGACCTGGGCCTCTGTCATTTTTGCGGTCGCTGTGCCGAAGCCTGCCCCCACGGGGCAATAACCATGAGCAAGGACTTTGAGCTGGCAGTACGGCAACGTTCTCTGCTCCTGCGCCAGATACCGGCTACTGTCAGTGTGGAGGAAATAGGGGCAGAGCTGCAGCGAACCATCAACCGTCTTTTTGGTCATTCTATGCATATCCGCCATGTGGACAGCGGTTCCTGCAATGGCTGTGACTGGGAAATGGTGGCCCTGACCGGTCCGGTCTATGACCTGCAGCGCTTTGGCCTGGATTTTGTCGCCTCCCCCCGCCATGCTGATTGCCTGATGGTCACCGGCTGCCCTTCTCTCCATCTGGTCCAGGCCCTGGAAAAAACCTATGAGGCCGCACCCAATCCCAGGCTGGTGGTAGCTGTTGGCACCTGTGCTATCTCTGGCGGCATGTTTGCTGACAGCTATGCTGTGCTGGGTGGAGCCGATAAAGTGGTCCCGGTGGATTTATATATCCCCGGCTGTCCCCCCCGGCCCCAGGCCTTGCTCTATGGTTTGTTGAAGCTTTTGAACCGGCTTGGATAG